In a single window of the Elaeis guineensis isolate ETL-2024a chromosome 4, EG11, whole genome shotgun sequence genome:
- the LOC105032359 gene encoding heavy metal-associated isoprenylated plant protein 39: MAQQKVVLKILAMNDEKTKQKAIEAAADIYGIDSIAVDLKQQKMTIIGEMDTVAIAKKLKKFGKVDIISVGPAKEEKKQEKKEEKKEGKK, encoded by the exons ATGGCACAG CAAAAGGTGGTCCTGAAGATTCTGGCCATGAATGATGAGAAGACAAAGCAGAAAGCAATAGAGGCCGCCGCGGACATCTACG GCATTGATTCAATAGCTGTGGATCTGAAGCAACAGAAGATGACCATCATAGGTGAGATGGACACGGTGGCGATTGCGAAAAAGTTGAAGAAATTTGGAAAGGTTGATATTATATCAGTTGGGCCAgccaaagaagaaaagaagcaagagaagaaagaagaaaagaaggaagggaAGAAATGA